ACCGAGTCGTCGAACAGTCCGCGGAGCATCTGGAGGTAGATCCGTCCGATGGTGCGGGTGCTTGCCACCTCGGGGCGCATCGCGACCAGCGACTGGGTGACCCCGTAGGCGAGGAACTTCCGGTAGGTGTCGGACATCTCCGCGGCGTTGACGAACTCCCACCACGGGAGGCGCTCGTACTCCTCGTCGAAGCGCGCCTCGCAACTGGTCAGCAGCGTCAGCAGGCGGTCGACGAAGAACGCCGACTCGTCGGGGGGCACCTGCGCGCCGCCGAAGATCGAACCGAGTCGCTCGCGCCACCCGGCGAGCGACCGCGGGCGGTCGGTGACCATGACCCGCGAGTCGCCCGTCGTGACGGCCTGTAGCATCTGCGTCGTCCGGACGAGGTTGTCCGCGACGGTCCGGCCGGAGTCGTCCGCGAGCGGCGTCCGCTCCATCGTGTCGATCACGTGGCGGTAGAAGCCGGGGAAGAACCGGAAGCCGTGCTCGGCGGGCAGCGCCGCCCCGCCGTCGAGGCGGGGGCCGGGGAGACTTCGGGCCTTCCCGCCGAAGCGGGGGTTTCGCTCGTAGACGGTCACGTCGAAGCCGCGTTCGGCGAGTTCGTGGGCCGCGGTGAGGCCGGCGACGCCGCCGCCGAGGATCGTCACTCGTGTCATGGCTGAAAGCGGGGTCGCCCGCTCGTAGGAACGGGAAGGGCGCGGTCGACTTTACCTTTGGCCCTCACGGGGGTCGACACGGCCGGTCCGCCGGGGCTGACGATTGCTACGCGGGCCACCGTTCAGTAATATACACATGTCTAGTCGAGGTTAATTTAGCTCTTTTCCGTTCACAAAGTATTTACCGGGACGGGATCGACCGTCGATCGAACCTCTGGAATGGCGCTACTGGCCGAACTGCTCGCGCGGGTCGTCGGCGGCGACGAGAGCGACCCGAAGCGGGTTCACTACGAGTGTCGGCGGTGCGGGAAGACGCTCTCGGCACAGGACGGCGAGTGTCCGGCCTGCGAGTCGGGGGAGGTCGTCGGCATCGAACTGTGAACCTTTTTGCCCCGGCCTCACCGAGTCGGGCGCGTGCGACTCGTCCACGAATCGGCCGACGGGGCGGCGGTGATCGCGTCGAACGTCGAGACCGCCGACACGCTCCGGCGTCAGGGGCGCGGACTGATGTTCCGTCGGTCGCTCCCCGACGACTACGCGCTCGCGTTCCGCTTCGGGTCCGTCCGGAGCCGCGGCATCCACACGCTGTTCGTCCTCGTCCCCATCGACGTCGTCTGGGTCGCCGACGGCGAGGTCAGCCGCGTCGAACGGCTCCGGCCGTGGCGGGGACTCGCCCGCGCCCGCGCGGACCTGATCGTCGAACTGCCGGCGGGGGCGGCCGACGGCGTCGAGGCCGGCGACCGCCTCGTCCTCGACGACGGGGCGTGAACCGTCAGTCGACGACCTCGACGGCCCCGTCCTCGACGCGCACCCGCAGCAGACTCGTCACTTCGTGGGGCAACTCGCCGGGGTCGGCGTCGACCCGTTCGAGGACGACGACCACGTCCGCGACTTCGGCGCCGGCCTCCGCGAGGGCGGCCGAGACCGCCCGGATCGTGCTCCCCGAGGAGAGGACGTCGTCGACGAGGACGACGCGGTCGCCGGCCTCGACGCCGTTCAGGTGGAAGTCGCTCTCGCCGTAGCCCGTCCGCTGGTGGACCGCGACCTCGTCGGGGAAGCCGTAGGATCGCTTGCGGACGACGACGAACGGAACGTCGGTCGACAGCGAGAGCGCCGTCGCGTGGTGGACCCCCATCGCCTCGGGGGCGACCAGCAGGTCGACGCCGTCGAAGTCGATCCGCTCGCGGACGGCGTCGACGACCTCGCGCAGGATCGCCGGCTCGACCGGCGGCACCCCGTCGGTGACGCCGTGGACGAAGTAGTCGTAGCCGTCGCGGGAGACCACGGGGGCGTCCCGGAGGGAGCGCCTGAGCTGGTCCATACGCGCGCTTCCACGGCCCGGTAGTTGGCTCTTGGCCCGGCCCGCCGGCAATATTCCCCCGGACCGCCGGGGTTAACCCCCGTGCGGGGTACGGTGGGAATACACATGGCACGAGATACGCCCGCTGTGGAGGATAGGGGAAGTCGCCGCGAGGCGGCTGGCCGAGAAATTCTCCGGCGATGAAGTACCCCCCACTGCGGTAGACGCGACCGTCCCCGGCGTGGACGGCGATCGAACGGTTCGACTTCTCGATACGACGTTACGGGACGGCGAGCAAGCCCCGGGCGTCTCGCTCTCGCCCGACGAGAAGGTCGACGTCGCCCGCGCCCTCGACCGCGCCGGCGTCGCCGTCGTCGAGGCGGGCAGCGCCTGCACCGGCGCCGGCGAACGCGAGGCCATCTCGCGCGTGACCGACCTCGACCTCGACGCCCGCGTGACGAGTTTCTGTCGCGGGCTCCGGGACGACGTCGACCTCGCGCTCGACTGCGACGTCGACGGCGTCCACCTCGTCGTCCCGGCGAGCGACCGCCACGTCGAGGGGAAAGTCGGCACGACCCGCGAGGAGGTCCTCGAGACGACCGCCGACCTCGTCGCGTACGCGAAAGCCCACGACCTCTGGGTCGAGGTCATCGGCGAGGACGGCTCGCGGGCCGACCTCGACTACCTCGAAGCGGTGATGGAGACGGCGCTGGACGCCGGCGCCGACCGGGCCTGCTTCGCCGACACCGTCGGCCACGCGGGGCCCGAACGCACCCACGAGGCGGTCGCCCGACTCGCCGAACTGGGGCCGGTCAGCGCCCACACCCACGACGACCTCGGCCTGGGCGTCACGAACGCGCTGGCCGCGGTCTCGGCGGGTGCCGACCTCGTCCACTGCACCGTCAACGGTCTCGGCGAGCGCGCCGGCAACGTCGCCCTGGAGGAGGTCGCCATCGCGCTGGCACACGTCTACGGCGTCGAGACGGTCGCTCTCGAAGAGCTGTACGACCTCGCCCAACTGGTCTCGCGGTCGACGGGCGTCCCGCTGGCGCCGAACAAGGCCGTCGTCGGCGAGAACGCCTTCACCCACGAGAGCGGCATCCACACCGACGGCACGCTCAAGGACGACCGGATGTACGAGCCGTACCCGCCCGAGACGGTCGGCCGGGAGCGACGGCTCGCGCTCGGCAAGCACGCCGGCCGCGCCGGCGTCCGGGCCGCACTCGCCGAGCACGGCGTCGACGCCGACGACGACGAACTGGCCGAGATCGCCGCCCGGGTGACCGAACTCGGCGACCGCGGCCGCCGGGTCACCGACGCCGACCTGCTCGCGATCGCGGAGGACGTCACCGGCGACGACCGCGAGCGGACCGTCGACCTGCTCGGACTGACCGCGACCAGCGGCGGGCCGGTGCCGACCGCGAGCGTCCGGCTCTCGGTCGCCGGCGAGGAGCGCGTGGCGTCGGGGACCGGTTCGGGGCCCGTCGACGCCGCCGTCTCCGCCGTCCGCGAGGCGCTGGGGTCGGCGGCCGACGCCGACCTCGAATCCTACCACGTCGACGCCGTCTCCGGCGGCACCGACGCCGTCGTCACCGTCGAGGTGACGATGCACCGCGACGACCGCAGCGTCACCGTCGCCCGCAGCGAGGCGGACATCACCCGCGCCAGCGTGCAGGCGATGGTCGACGCGCTGGACCGGCTGGTCGACCCCGATCGGGAGGTCCCGGCGCCGGCGGACGACTGACCGGCTAGTCGAGCCCGTGGTCGAGGACGCCCCACGGGTCGACGGCGTAAACGATCGCGAGGAACGTCGCCAGCACGACGACGAACAGCCGCGCGACCTCGCCGGCGGTCGACGGCACCGCCGGTTCGAGCGTCAGCGCCATCACGCCCGCGACCGCGAGCCAGAGCGTCGCGACGATCGCCCGTCTTCGAGGTTCCATGTCCGGCCGTTCGCCCCCGCCCCCCATCAACCCGCCGAGTTTCGCCGCCCGATCGAGCGGGGAAGACTCACGTAGTCTCGGCTACTACTCTCGCCCATGACCGACTGGCTCCGCCTCGGCGGCGTCGCCCTGCTCGCGCTGCTCGCCCTCTGGCTCGCGTTCCGCCTCGTCGCCCTCCTGTTTGCGGTCGTCACGTGGGTGGTCGGGGCCGCCGTCTCGCTCGCCGTCCTCGCGGTCGTCCTCTACCTCGGCTACCTGCTGCTCAAACGACTGCTCGGCGGCTCTGGCGGCTCTGGGCCGCGCTCGCGGTCGAAGGGACGCGAGCGGATCTACGAGTAGTCGGCAGGCGCGGTGTTCGCGGACGGAGCACGCTACGCGGTGCTCGCGGCGTCGTTCGCGGAAAAGCGCCGAGAGGGAGATTTGAACTCCCGAGTCCGTGAGGACAGCAGATTTCGAATCTGCCGCCTTGGCCGGGCTAGGCTATCTCGGCTCACCCCAACCTATCCGGGTGACGATTTTATCGGTTTCGATTCGTCCGCCGCGTGCGAACCATCCACGTTCGTCGAACCTGACAGGCGAGCGGAAGAACTATGGGAGGGGGACGCGACCGGCCTCGCATGGACGTCACCCAGGCGAGCGAGGAGTGTGAGGCCGTCCTCGACGCGATCGGCGAGGCGGTCATCTGCGACCGCGAGTTCCTCGAAACCGTCCTCGTCGGCGTCGTCGGCCGCGGCCACGTCCTGCTGGAGGACGTGCCCGGGACGGGCAAGACGCTGACCGCCCGCAGCGTCGCGAACGCCCTCGGCCTGTCGTTCTCGCGCATCCAGTTTACCCCCGACCTGCTGCCCTCCGACGTCACCGGGACGCACGTGTTCAACGAGCGCGAGCGCGAGTTCGAGTTCAACGAGGGACCGATCTTCGCCAACATCGTGCTGGCCGACGAGATCAACCGCGCGCCGCCGAAGACCCAGGCCGCCCTCCTGGAGGCCATGGAGGAAGGACAGGTCACCACGGACGGCGAGACGCGCGAACTCCCGAAGCCGTTCTTCGTCATCGCCACCCAGAACCCCGTCGAACAGGAGGGGACGTTCCCGCTGCCGGAGGCGCAGGTCGACCGCTTCCTCGTCAAGACCTCGATGGGCTACCCCGACGAGGAAGGCGAGACGGAACTGCTGCGCCGGCGCGCCGGCCGCGAGGCGATGAGCCCCACCGTCGAGCGCGTGCTCGAATCGGACGCCGTGGCCGACCTCCGGCGGGTCCCCGAGACGATCACCGTCGACGAGGACCTGCTGGAGTACGTCGTCGCGCTGGTCCGCGAGACGCGCTCTGACGGCCGCGTCGAGGTCGGCGTCTCCCCGCGTGGCACCCAGCGGCTGTTCGAGGCCGCCCGCGCCTACGCGACGATCACCGGCCGCGAGTACGTCACCCCCGACGACATCAAGCGCGTCGCCCAGCCAGTGCTCGCCCACCGCCTCGTGCTCACGCCCGACGCGACGGTCAACGAGGTCCGGAAGTCACAGATCGTCGAGACCGTCCTCGAATCGGTGCCGGTGCCGACCGTCGAGTGAAGGCGACGGGATCGAGCGCCCGCCTCGTGTCCGCTACAGCGGCGTGAACGGCACCGCCGCGAGCGAGTCGGCGTCGTAGGCGAGCGCCTCGGACTGGTCGACGCCCGCTGGCGTCACGAGGTCGACGATCCGCGGGGCGTTCTCGACCGCGCCCTCCGTCGCGCCGCCGAAGACGAAGGCGCCGGCCTCGACCCGAACGGGGCGGAACGCGCCGAAGTCCTCGGAGCCGACGACCGGCAGCACCTCGGCGGCCTCGAAGTCGACGTCCGCGAGCAGGTCCTTCCCGACCGACGCGACGACGGTGTCGCCCTCGAAGTCGACGAACGTCTCCGGCGTCCCGAGGTCGGTCCCCTCGGCGTCGACGACCCCCGAGTCGAAGCCGTTGACGTCGATCCGGTAGTGCCACTCCTCTTCGAACTCGACGGTGACGTTCAGGTCGCCGAGTTCGGTCGTCCGGCCGCCCTCCAGCGAGGGGTCGCGCAGGTAGAGGACGAAGTAGTGTGGCGAGAACTCGCCGCCGAAGGCGTCGTAGAGGCTCTCGACCTCGAAACTGAACAGGTACGACGCCTCGTCCTCGTAGACGCCGACCGAGCGGAGGTCGAACGCGCCCTCCCGGAACGCGTCGTCGGTCGGGTAGACGTACTCGCCGGGGCCGTGGTCGTCGCCGCTCGGGTCGTCGAGTTCGGCGACGACGTCCCCCGGCGCGACGGTGACGGTCTCGGCGGCGAGGACGGCGCCGTCCTCGGGGTCGCGGACCGCGACCTCGTACGTGCCGAGGGAGTCGAGCGTGTAGCTCAGCGCGACCGTCTCGTCGGTCGCCCCCGGCGGTAGTCGGACGTTGTCGACGACGGCGAGGTCGCCGTCGACTTCGATCTCGACCGTGGTGCCGCCGACGTAGTCCCCGTCGTTCGAGCCGGTGGCCGTGACGAACCGCTCGCCCAGCCCGGGTTCGGCCTCGACGTCGAATTCGAGGTCCTGCTCCGGGCGCTCGTAGGCGGGCAGGTCGCGTCGCTCCCGTCCCCGCGCCGGGCGGAGGCGGACGGCGGTCCCGCCGCTGGGAGCCGTCGACGCGAGCAGCGTCGTCCCCGGGTCGACGACCGCCTCGTCGATCCTGACGGCTTCGAGGTCGGCGTCGACCCCGCCGCCGATGCCGTCGGAGTAGATCTCGGCGACGTACTTCGGCCCCTTCGGGCCGTTCCCCGGGGCGTCCCCGGACTCGCCGGCCGCGAGGAACTCGAGGGGGACGTCGATCGCACGCCCGCCCTCGTCGGTCATCGCGCCGACGTACCACTCCTCGCCGGCCCGTCTGGCGACGACCGTGTAGTCGCCGATCGCCGAGTCGACGACCCGCGTCTCGTCCCAGCCGGCCGCCGGGACGGCCTCGATGAAGTCGAACTCGGGTACCGTCTCGAAGTTCTCGTTTTCGGGCTCGTAGCCCTCGTACTCGGCCGGCAGGGGCGACGGCTCGCCGTGCTCGGTCACCGCAACGGCGTTTACGTTGAAGCCGCCGACGTCGCCCTCGAACCCGTCCGAGTCGTCGTAGCGCAGTTCGACGGCGACCTCGTTGTCGCTCGCGTCGAGTTCGATCTCGGTCGTGAACACGGCCCAGTCGTCCCAGTACTCCGTGAACTCGGGCGTGATCGTCTCGGTCGCCTCGTTCACCCGCAGGGTCGCCCGCGGGCCGCCGGCGTCGATCACGCGTTCGGCGTTGTCCCGTGGCGCGCTCGCGTAGCGCAGGTGGAGGTCGTAGGTACCCGCCTCCGGGACGTCGCGGA
The Salinilacihabitans rarus DNA segment above includes these coding regions:
- a CDS encoding (R)-citramalate synthase: MDGDRTVRLLDTTLRDGEQAPGVSLSPDEKVDVARALDRAGVAVVEAGSACTGAGEREAISRVTDLDLDARVTSFCRGLRDDVDLALDCDVDGVHLVVPASDRHVEGKVGTTREEVLETTADLVAYAKAHDLWVEVIGEDGSRADLDYLEAVMETALDAGADRACFADTVGHAGPERTHEAVARLAELGPVSAHTHDDLGLGVTNALAAVSAGADLVHCTVNGLGERAGNVALEEVAIALAHVYGVETVALEELYDLAQLVSRSTGVPLAPNKAVVGENAFTHESGIHTDGTLKDDRMYEPYPPETVGRERRLALGKHAGRAGVRAALAEHGVDADDDELAEIAARVTELGDRGRRVTDADLLAIAEDVTGDDRERTVDLLGLTATSGGPVPTASVRLSVAGEERVASGTGSGPVDAAVSAVREALGSAADADLESYHVDAVSGGTDAVVTVEVTMHRDDRSVTVARSEADITRASVQAMVDALDRLVDPDREVPAPADD
- the hpt gene encoding hypoxanthine/guanine phosphoribosyltransferase, translating into MDQLRRSLRDAPVVSRDGYDYFVHGVTDGVPPVEPAILREVVDAVRERIDFDGVDLLVAPEAMGVHHATALSLSTDVPFVVVRKRSYGFPDEVAVHQRTGYGESDFHLNGVEAGDRVVLVDDVLSSGSTIRAVSAALAEAGAEVADVVVVLERVDADPGELPHEVTSLLRVRVEDGAVEVVD
- a CDS encoding DUF192 domain-containing protein, which gives rise to MRLVHESADGAAVIASNVETADTLRRQGRGLMFRRSLPDDYALAFRFGSVRSRGIHTLFVLVPIDVVWVADGEVSRVERLRPWRGLARARADLIVELPAGAADGVEAGDRLVLDDGA
- a CDS encoding AAA family ATPase produces the protein MDVTQASEECEAVLDAIGEAVICDREFLETVLVGVVGRGHVLLEDVPGTGKTLTARSVANALGLSFSRIQFTPDLLPSDVTGTHVFNEREREFEFNEGPIFANIVLADEINRAPPKTQAALLEAMEEGQVTTDGETRELPKPFFVIATQNPVEQEGTFPLPEAQVDRFLVKTSMGYPDEEGETELLRRRAGREAMSPTVERVLESDAVADLRRVPETITVDEDLLEYVVALVRETRSDGRVEVGVSPRGTQRLFEAARAYATITGREYVTPDDIKRVAQPVLAHRLVLTPDATVNEVRKSQIVETVLESVPVPTVE